TGGCATGCTTAGAGCAGCATTTAACGGGGATTTTCCGGTTATGTGTAGacgagtttttttttgtaaatgatcAGGTGTGGAcgaaagtatttttaaaaacaaataaagggGGAAATTTGTTTTAGAAAATACTCAGCTGCGTGTGTACATGGCCTTacactataaaggaggaggctggggtgggggaggtgaagaTAGCTATAAGCTGACTGCAGCTGGGGGTATGAACTAATGGCAAGCTTCATCAGTATGAGATAGAATGAACTAGTTATTTCTGCTCATATTGACACATTTTATACCCAATTGCTTCATTGAAGGGCGCGCCGGTAGTtcagtggttaaggcgcgcaccatgtatgcaggcgacccgggttcgaatccgccCCGTGGctctatttcctgcatgtctcttccccgtttccaactctatccactgtcctctttctaataaaggcacgaaaaagcccaaaaataaatcttaaaaaaaaaatgcttaattgaaggggattatcatttttatgtcactcattttgactaaaacaaacataaaatacgAAAAGGAGGATTCATGTAAAccgttttaaaaaatgacacttgaattattgcataatgtgcataaaatctctgctgctgcaagaCATGAATGTATTTGACTGCTATTGTGACACATTTGAAGTTAAAgtaatattgcaacttctgcgatttgtaaattgcagcaggccatattgtgattgaatctaatttgcgattaatttcccagccctagccTCAGCCTCCTCCAAATAAGTAAAACAGCCCCTTCTACCCCCATTGTTACACTTGCACAGTGTCCTGAATGAAAAATAGATTAACTctaaattaaacatttcttttttttttgtttcatttgctGATGCTTACATCTGTCCGTGACATTCTACtcagaaatacaaattaaaaagcaGGTAAATATGCTGTAGTTTATGGTGGAATCTTAATGAGAGGATTTTTCTATGCATAGAGGgtaatttttttcagaattttaaaacagaagcttgaatgagaaaaatgtaaacaaaattttaagcaaattactttctataatttaaaaataaaaatactatgATGAAATTTGATCCCAGTTTCTACAGAACTCCCTCCTACTCTACCAAGTTGTAAGATAAACCTGTTAATGTGAATATTTAACTGCTACATTGTAGTTATACAGTATATTTAACTCACCTTGTTTTCTGCATTAATGTTAAGAACTCATCTACACTGCCAGttcttttgaataaatattattttttaaagttattttaagtTGACTTATTTTAGTCCagcttattttaatttttacttttctatTATCCTTGGATTTTAATAAAACGCCTACCAATGTTATGCAAAATCCATGGATACTCAGAGAAAGGGACATGCATTTGGTTTCTGAATGTCAGCTATTTTCCTGTTTGTGGGTTTTGCGTGAGAGAATGATGCCGATCATGTTTATATCTGTGGCTGAATTGGATTAGAAGATAAGAAACTACTCTGATAAGATTAGAAATAAATGGAACTctcatttcttcatcacagagAAATTTCTGGACCCGTGCAGCCCCTCAGAAGCGCCTCTCTCCTCCCTGAGCTCACTCAGTAGCTGCCCACTACAAACATGTGTTGCACCACCAGACCTCTCAGTGTACGTATTCATTAGTTGTTGTAGCCTCCAGTCATTTTCCACTTGTTTCCCAAAGCTGGATCACATTATGCCACAGAGAATTCCTGTGCCAGAAATGCAGAGACCCACTCTGATAAAAGATTACTGCCCCTATTTTCTGTTATTGCTGTCTCCCCCTCACCTCTCCATGCCAGTGTCTTGGAGGGAGTTCAAACATTCACAGGTCTTAGGAATGCACGAGATGACAAATGACTTGTAGTGTTTTGGTCAAGCGCTCAAAAGAGCAAGTTTTAGATTCAGGAAAAGTTGAGTTTTATGTTGCATGAGTTTAAATGATGTAGGTTATATCCCTGGGGATTTATTGACTGCATAATGAGGTTACACAGCAATTAAATGAACATACATTGCTACTGTATGTGCTGTATACCAATGAGGCAATTTGCACCCTGTGCTCTTTGCAACTTAAGCCTTTATTAGGAAACATAAAAATCCAAACAGTTGAAGGAGACCTGCAGTCACTGTGGCCAAATATCTACCTCATTGTCATTAGATTTAAATTAATCCAAAGACTGCAACTTTACTGAGCAACTTTACTTGAAGGTATACCTGCTGTATCCTACGGCGGATCTGGCCTCAGAGGTGTACCATATTGCACAATCACTTGAGCGTGCAGAGAAACAGTAATAGATGGTCATGAAATAGTATTCCATATGTTGCCATGGGCCctgactgtcatggtggaatgTGCTGCATTCCTCGGTATTAATCATTCGTCGTGGTGATTCTTAAACAACCTTTAAAGGACAATATACTATCGCCTACAGCGAATGCTTCCCTCTACTATAAGTTCCCAAAGGTCAGGtaccttttgttgtttttgcttccTCCAAAATCTGGAGTCACAGTCACGGGTCAATTTGGATGAATCTGGGCACACAGTTAACAGCCATCTTCCTGTCTTCGTCTGCTCTCCCTGATGCTTCATGCCTGCGCTGCGATGGATGCTTGGAGAGAGGCGGGATAAGAGAACATGAGGCCCGGAAGCCTGTGGTGTTAATGTTCTCCCCGTGGTCTTTTGATCTGGCATCGAGGCAGCTGTCATTGATTAGTGTGTTTGTAGATGATTACTGAGGGAAGTGGGTGGTCAGACACAGGTCATATCTCTGTTTCTCCTTCATTCACATTTCTGCTTCCAAATGGGAAGTAGCACAACATGTCGGAGCAACTTTTCACAATGTTTTCACAGGCATTAGCCACAAGTCTTGTAATGTCCATCTTTAGTATTTAAATCCCCTTGCTATCATAAAATACGGCCCCATTTATGGTTTTATAGGAAGTTATGTCAACATCTACAGGCCACATGTGATGTTACCCTCCTCCCACTTAGTTGTGGTTGGTCTGCAAGCTTCCCGTTTGTTTGGTAAGTGATTGTTAGAGCAATGGTTGCCACATGGAATATCTGGCGAGGCATTAATAGCTGCCTTTTGTCCCTGATAAGAAAAGACTTACCATGACCTCAGCGCTCTCAAGGGATTCTCATATTACTTGTGAGAAAATGTTGCGTTTTCTTCACTTCCCCTCAGGTGTTGCAAGTTTTTCAAAGAGTAGTGTGAATGCATTGCAGAGGAGAAAAgtggtattttattttcacataaTAGAGTTCCTATAAAAAGTAGAGAATGCAAAGGAATGCTTGCTTTGTAAGGGTTCCCCTCCAGTTAAATActtcacaaaataaataaatcattacaATACATCCAAAACACAGTGGTTAAGTATCAagcatttgttttaaatgtgatgtACCCTCTATTATTTCCATGTTAACAGACATTTCCCTCCTCATATCCATATTTCTTCTTTATGATGTGGATAATCTCACAGGAGATTATTGATTATAAATAATAGATATTTCTGCATCTACCACAGTTCATAGCTAGGACAGTATCAGTTGTTGTCCACATTACACACATGCTCCAGTTTCAAACTGTTTGGCACAGAAAAAGGATAAATATTGCATCCCGTGccactaaaaacacagaaatcatCCTCTCCCATCAAATAAAGAACATGATCTCAGTAAAAAGTCAGTGACAGAGACCATTTTTTTGTGTAACAGTGTTAGTGCCTTGTTTCCAAATGAGAGATTTCTCAGtgaatgtctttattttacaaatagTTTAAGGGTTTAAAACCTCTCAGTCCAGTGCTGCattttctccttcttctccaCCTTTAATTCTCCAGTTTACACCAAAATTGGAAGAAAGTGGGTGGCCGTGTTCCTCCTGCGGGTTCTCTTGCCTCGCAGCGGCTTCCCATGGACATTCAGACCCACAAACATCTGCCGCTTCTTGTTCCTCCACTCAGCTGACGCGTACGTGTTGTAGCCGTTTTCCTCAATGCGCTCTTTCAGGGTGCAGTCCACACCAAAGTCTCTCTGGGAAAAACAGCAGGTATCATGTTTCAGTGTTGTAACCCCGACATGAGAGGTTAAGGCAAAACACACATCATTTTCTTTTGCAAATCCATTGTGGTTGAGCTCTGCGTCTTTGTTTATGCACTTCTCCTTAATCTGCATTGCATGTTTGGCTTTGTGTGCTTGTGCAGAAACTAGTATGCACTTTGATAATTGCACCATTCTTTCTCATGCATGTGTGCAATGTTCTACTTGTGATTTAAATTGAGCTATCATTTAGGGAAGTAAAGATAAGGACGGGGCTTTGATAGGAAAAGAATAATCTAACGCCATCTCTGCTCAGGAGCATTCAGATTGGCCTCTGACCCGGATACTCACCGCTCCATACAGCTCTCCCTTCCTGCTGATTGCCAGATAGTAATTACTGTTCAGCCCTTTGATGGCCACCACTCCCACATCCACCGATGTGATTTCAAGAATACCTACAATTCATACAAAAAGACAGTTATATCAACATGTGTTACCATACAGAATTCATGTATTACTTTAAGACTACTTTATtagttaaagctcctgtggggTCAATTTTGGTGACCCCTGCAGAACTCTAATTTGTTTACTTTGTCCTGTAcatgtttctaaaaaaaataaatgcttcaaAACCCTGGTTTgctgtaaagacaaaaaaagggcttatattggctgttaCAACCAACTGATCACCtcgtctgacacctaccccctaACAGCAGTCAAaggcattaaaaaataatgaaatagaaataatcAGCATTGTCTCTAATGGTCTTATTTGTATTTGAAGGTCATAAAGAGACATCAGTGTGAATTTTAGGCTGTTTTATAACCAACTAAAAACTCCCCACAGCAGCTTTAATGGCATAATTAGAGAACTgaaaaaacacagcagtttAAAGATCCTGCTTTGATTTAACAATCAAATATATccttatttttgtacatttgaaATGGAAGATGCTGTCTCTACATGCTGTAATCATGTCATGTGACACCTACCCCCTGGCAGCAGTCAAAGGCATTAAGAATAACGGTGTAGCAATTATCAGTCTTGTTGCTGATGGTCATGTTCAGCTTTGTAGCTCATAAAAAGTCATTAGTATCAATTTTACTCTGTATCACAGCCAGTTAAAATCTCCCTACAGGGGCTTTAAGGTGATTCAGTGTTTCCTGATTCATATTTCCTGTACGTAAGAGTAAAGAAGAATTTACCCTTTCAGCAGTCACAGATCAGGAGATAAATCCTTAACTTTGTGCAGACATCATTAAGAGTATGGTAACTAATGAACCTCCACATGTAGCATGCTCATGTCAGGACACCTAGGACACACACAGTGTGGGAACTCTCAGTTAGGATACAGCGTCTCTTTGAGCACATTCATCATTTCAGTGATATTATAAAGTAACTTTACAACCCACACCTGTGTAACAGATTCCAGCTGTGCAGGCCATCTACTCTGAAAATTAATGGGTGGATACCGCAGAGATTCTCaggttgtttatgttctgtttggTATTTAGCTTTCCAAGTCCCTATACAAGTAATTCAGGTTTCTCATAGGCTATTAAAGAGGCTAATTTATACCCCAGTTAACAAGGGCAAGCTTTTTCTGCAGACAGCTGTGGTTATTTGTGTGGTCTTGGTATCAAAGGTCAGAGAGATATAACTTCCTAATGTGTCCTTTGACCACAGAACCCACTTGTCTCCTCTTATGTGCGAGTGTTTGTACGTGAGCGAACCTCCCCTGTTCCCATGGCATGTTTGATTTCATGCCTCCCTCCCTGACTTCCTCTCCCCACTTCCTGTGAGCTGTCGTTATTTTACCCCGATAAGCACACATATGTGTACGCACACAAGCATTCAGACACACTACGGCGTGGGGGGTGTGAACTCCAGAGAGTCGACGACATCCTTTGATCAGATTGGGCAGCCCCTCCTCTGTCTGATGACTGTTTGTGTGGCAGACCCACTCTCCGGTGGCTGAAGGGGGGCTGGGGGGGCTTCAAAAAGCTGCCAGCCTGGTACAGGAGTGGACAGTGGAGGATGCAGGTGTGTGCCCCCCTCCCTAAAGAACAATCATTCTCTTAAAGAACACAGCAGCATCTCTCCTCGTCCGTGAGGTCTTGACTGTATCAGTTTCTAGTTCAAACAGTGGCACCTCGGGGCAGTAAGGTCTGAAGCGGTGAAGGCAGTGGTGTGGTGGGGACTGTGACACAACGGCCATTGAAGATCTGAGAGGAGCTGGTTTTCTGTATGGGATCGGGTGTCGGGTACGGAGTGAGGATGTAAGACAATCTATGGCAGGCTTGGGCTGCTCTGTAAACATGGGAGGGATAAAAGGAAGGAgaacagaggaggacagaggagcCATGACAGTGAGACTGGGGGTGGAGTGAGGATTAGTAAGGCTGTAATGATCACTGATCAAAGTCAGCCACCGGAGGCAGGGGCGAGACAGGTTGTATATACGCACACaggcacatgcacacaaaagcTCATGCACTCATATATGCATGCATGGTTAATATTGCAGCAGGTGGATGAGCACTTGTAGGCTGTAAAATTGCAAAATCTCCATTCAGTTTCTGTTTGTAATGAGCTTAGAGCTGCAAAGAACCACTCCTCATTTACATCCCCCTGGATTACAACATTTATCCAAAAATGTTACAACAACGCTGCGTATGGGCTAAATTTACCACATTATTCAAAAAGAAGTCAGCCAGCCAGGCTCAGCTGTTTACATGGTGATACAGCAGTCTGCCTTTTGCATGCTGGTTGCTTTTTCCAACTGTGTGGCTTATTTGCTACGCTCTGGTTGGAGTTACAACAGTAAATGGTGCGTCGGTTGTGGAATGAAGGCGCTGTAATGCCAAGCGGAATTAAAAAGGTGGTTTTTCCACAGTGGGATGCCAGAATCTACAgactttgcagctttttttttctcactcctatttttaaatgactgttCACAGCCTGTTCTAAAATAACATTTGGACAGATAAGTCTTGATTGGTGCAGAAAAATGGTTCAAAGTGATGCATAAATCAGGATATAGAGTAAAAACACTTGATAAGGACCACACTGAGTGTATTTACAAAGCTGGGAGATCCATCGTCTACCCTACCTTGGAGGAAAAGCTATACATCTCTCTCCTTAAACCGCAATAAGAGCACCGTGTGTGTTTCTCCCATGCAGAGAGCTGCTGCTTTGATTAAAGGAGATGGATGTGCACACGTTCACATTTATACACACTTTTCTAGAGCCGTGTTCATGCACACATGGCCTGGCCCCTACAGCAGACACACAAGTGGTGGGTtgacacatatacacacacttcTACACACAATCCTGACAGGCTCACTCTCTCATACCAACACAGCCAAGGATAATTAACTTCACTCTTTTACCGCCAACTTTTGCATTAGTCTAATTTAGCAATAATTCATTGGCTGTACAGAGCTGAAAGCAGTCAGTAAACCCATGATACCTGATTTGCGAATCCTAGATGTTTTTAACTCACGCAGATAGCTGGTATAGCTGACTTTAACACAATCTCCCTCCTTTTCTGTGCTTCTCTGTAACCTCAGCACAGGCTCCCAGCGGGTTGGAAAGCCATGTGGGACAGTTTTGCGCTGGCATCCCCATAAATCTGTGGGAGGCTGGATACTGGCTCTTTAACAGACAGTGAGCTGGGTCCTCGCAGGGCCACAGGCAGCACCTAAAACCAACACCTCCACACCCAATAAGATAAATgtacaaatgataaaaaatcaTCTAAGGTTGACTTTGAATATTTCTGTCATCTTGATGCTCAGGAAAAAGCAAGCTTCCCTCCTCTCATTGAGAAAAACTTGATATTTGTCACTTCAAGGGATCATGGAGGGTCTACAAAGGACGTCAGCCCTGGGATCATGTCTAGCCCCAGGGGCTGGAGCAAAGACTGAAGCTGCTGTTGTGTAGTATCCTTTACCGTGAGAACCTGATACCAGCGCACATAATCCACACACAGTGTCCCCAGACCCCCTCAGGACACAGCTTTTTGATGGCACCACCATTGATACTGAAGACGCACGGCTTTGATGTGGCCACAATGATGTTCAGCCGTGTCATTCATGAACTTGTATCTCTGGAGAGAGCTCCCATTCACCTCGCTCTAACGGACTCTTTTGAAAAAGGAAACACgcatttcaaaaatgaagagttatgcagaataaaaacaagacgACAGGAGGTTAAATCCCCCCAAAACACACATAAAGTTGAAGTCCACACCACTGTTATGATAAATCGAGCAAGACTTCCTTACGCCACTCAAGTTTTACTACTTAAAAGAAACCGCTAGTGAAGGCGGCAGTAAAGGCATCACAGTGTAATACGGTCAGTAAATAAAGTTGGCTCTGTCATGACCTTGTCAAAACAAACATCTACTCTGACATTCTGCCTCCGCGTGCCATTTCCCCTTAAGTCTCTTTGATTGAATGTGTGGTTTAGCTCTCCCAAGAGGAACATTAAAAGCTTCCATACACACAGGGCTGGAAGACGGggagaaaaagggcagaaaagagAATATGTGTGTCAGTAATAAGCGAGCACATGTGTCTTTGTCGTCTGCTATATGATCACACACCCACTGAAGCATGTGAATGCCCGCTGGCTGATAGGCACACACACGTAGCCTGGTGGGTATGCTAGGAGGCTGATgagaatgcttttttttttttttttttaccaaccaATATGCCGAAACATACAACGTGTAATCACTTTGAAGATATGTTCATGCGAGCGGGCACGTCAAACTGCTTTAAACAAATGTCTGATCTGTGACCAAGAGTGTGTAATTTGCTCCATGCCGGCTGGCAGGCGGGCAATCTGAGTGGGAGAGTGAAAGAGACCCagacacaggaaaaaaatagagCTGCAAGAGGCTAAAAGCATCAATGAGGGTGACATCCATATCCTCTAACCCCCCCCACCACAACAACACAAGGCCTGTTCTTCTGTGCTTGTTATCAGGTCTGTTTACCCTGGGCTGTGAAGACTGCCTGATAATGGCCGGGTTATCTGGCCCTGCTCCTTTTTAAGCCATCTTAGAGCTACCATCATTGTGCTGAGTGTTTGGACAGCAGAGATATGGCTAGGATGTctggtttaaaacaaaaaaagacgaCTCTGATCGAGGATTGCTTTGCCCCAAACTAGAAACTAGTGGGCGGGCTGACAGTCTCTTGAAGCTAGCAACATATTGTGATTTTTAGTTGCATTTGCCAATATGTATGTCTTCTTTATTTACTTAAGATATTTGTTGAAAGATTCTTTAACTGGTGAAGACAAGGCTTAAGAGAAAACACCTTGCTTTGCAAAGAAAGCAACAACTAAATACTAGGGCCACCATTAATTTGCACTAatttcattgcattttaaaatgtgactattttgcatttctggatttttcttccttaaactaagggtaattgacttcctgtttgaaacagatttttttttatggtaGAGCAAAGATTCTGACATGAACtttaccatggaaaaaggaacttgtcatggactggaaaggaaaaaaggggacaGTAAATGGGTAGATTTTTGATaacagatgacttctgacttgtcctctgagctatgtgagagttttttttaaagtgaaatgagactttaaagAGCAGTGATGtacttgttttacatcactgtggctgcaggaaaacgttgtagtggcttaaccaaagtgtgtttgAAAGAGATAATAAGCATAgcaattatatatatataaaaaaatgcactaattatggactttaattaatcacaatttatgcaattaatcttgacagcacTACTTAATACTTAAGAGGGTATCTTAGTGCCATAAATTTCCCTGACTAAAGAGAATCAACAGGTGCTTTTGGTTTGCAAAATCAGCTTTTATCTTAGGTAAGTTTAGGTCTGAATCACTTGTAGCATTTGCAGATGCTGCAATGATTTCAGTCATCTTGGAGtctgccttttttctctcttacaTGAATTTCTTTGATAAGTTACTCACTGAGGGGGTCATCTTTGCTCTTGGTTCCGTTGACCTTTCCATTCCTATCGATCCTCAGGAAAAACTTCTGGAAAGAGAACAGCTTCCTTCTCCGTATATCCCCCTGCAGATGACTGTAGCTGCGCACATGCCGGCCCAGCGGGCCCCTGGTGGCCCTTGGCCTAACGCTGACCTCAGTCTCAGAAATGTTCAGAGGAACCCTGAGAGTTCGTAGGTTTGTGTGCCTCAATCTGTCTCTGCGGTTCAGGTGGCTGGCTGCCCcgggaagaaagaaagagaggagcaCGAGGGCCACCAGGAGAGGCAGAGACAGGGAGGAAAGCAGTGTGGATGACCTTAGTCTAGATCTGACCCCAGAACGAGCCCCTAACCCAGCCCTGGAGCAGGACGAGGCAGAGGCAGCCTTACTCCCTCCAGCAGCCCATCTGATCATGGTAGTGTGCTGTGTGGAGGACTGGAGGCAGCCTCAAAGCCTGGGACATGCTGCTGGGGGCGAGGAGAGGCTGGGAGGGCAGGGAGGAGAGCCCTCCACAGTCTGAACGATGAAAAGGTCCCACTGAAGAGACTGAATGATTCAGCACCTGTATGAAAATCTCTGATCCTTCTGCGTTAAAACTGTTCGACAAGTGTTTCAAGCTGATAATCCTCTGGTTCTTTTTCCACTGTTGGAAATGTGATGATCAGAAAAGCTGCAGTCTGTTTTGGAAAGTAAATCAGTCTGATAAAGCACGTAAAAAAATCGCCACGTGTTTGTATCACACTAACAAGcctgttttccacttttttttttgcttttaaattgcTTGTAAAAAGGTTGATTTAAGACTGGCTGCTCCGGCATGACCATGTAATtccataaaagaagaaaaaacagctaATATCCAAGTAGAAAGtttgcataaatccgtaaagtTCCAGTGAAATCACAACAAAGGTTCACAACACAGTACCTGTCTGACATCTGCAACACTCCACATGTTCACTCTGAGGAGGAAAACCAGGATGCAGGACTTTAAAAGGAGCGTTGGTCAATCCAGGCGCATGTCAGATAATCCATCTGTCTTCTTGTGTTGCCCCGCTCGTCTTACTCCccttcatctctctctccctctctccctcaaCCCCCAAATGACTCCACCTTCTCACAGCATCAAGGTAACAGTCTGGGGAGGTCTTCCTCTCTGAGTCAGACTCGTCCGTTAGCTCCTCAGTATGAGGATTCCTGGTGTGATGTCCTCACCTGAAGGCTGATCACAGAGAATGACTGTTGTGTTGTCTTGTGTAGCTGTGTAACTCTGTTAGCTATTTGATCCCTCCCTCTTTTACTCAACTTCCCCTCTCACATATGGGAGCAAGAGCtgtgctgcatgtgtgtgcgtgagttTGTGTGGATGCCTACGTACGAGCGTTATGAGTGTGGGTGAGATAGCAGGGTTTATCTGAGTGGATGCAGCAGGGCAGGAAGAAGCCGTCTGCTCGTATTGGATCTGTCCTTGTGGCTTCAGATTGTGCTGATGATTGCTTTATTGGTTAATCAAAGAGTGATCTTGTTTCTACTGTGCAAGAAGCACAATCTGGTTGACATTTCCAATCATGTAAAGTTTTGCTACCCTGCAATGTGATGTGTGAAGGGGGTGACTATCTCAAATTGAAATCGACCCATTTATTACTCATTAAGATGTGACAATCCTACAAGAGCCCATCTCTATCTCCTCAGATAAGTCATATTGAGTTTCTGTTGCTGGTTCCAGTCTAGATGCAGGCTTATCACAGCCCATCTTGCAAAGGCCTCTCTCTTTCCCTGAAGGTACTTTATCGCTGTGTGTTATCTCTCCTGCAGCAATGTAATGCAATGAAGCTCTCCAGTATCACACAGTAGACCCTCAG
The Cheilinus undulatus linkage group 5, ASM1832078v1, whole genome shotgun sequence DNA segment above includes these coding regions:
- the LOC121510330 gene encoding fibroblast growth factor 10-like — protein: MIRWAAGGSKAASASSCSRAGLGARSGVRSRLRSSTLLSSLSLPLLVALVLLSFFLPGAASHLNRRDRLRHTNLRTLRVPLNISETEVSVRPRATRGPLGRHVRSYSHLQGDIRRRKLFSFQKFFLRIDRNGKVNGTKSKDDPLSILEITSVDVGVVAIKGLNSNYYLAISRKGELYGARDFGVDCTLKERIEENGYNTYASAEWRNKKRQMFVGLNVHGKPLRGKRTRRRNTATHFLPILV